One genomic segment of Kribbella jejuensis includes these proteins:
- a CDS encoding LacI family DNA-binding transcriptional regulator translates to MAGPRRGARLVDVAKLAEVSISTVSHVLNGTRYVAPDTRERVRHALEALDYAPPAPMVPKRSGRALGLAITGASNPYFGDLIAGVESEASRAGFALLLCDTHDDTQLEAKAVATLLAHNVEAVIIAPTPGWTETTLPVLRKHNTPFVLVDRMSDVRADQVGTENESVAAALVEHLIEIGHRRIGMLAGLAGLSTTDERRRGYRRAHEAAGIAVDPGLIVDAHSTVTGGRAGVISLLHRPDPPTAIFGANNAMTIGALLALKETHRRIPEDVALVTFDDFEWASAMSPALTAAAQPFHAMGARAVQLLVRRLADPFAPRRIERLPAEIEHRESCGCRAVPPTVAEVSG, encoded by the coding sequence ATGGCCGGCCCACGTCGAGGAGCTCGGCTGGTCGACGTGGCCAAGCTGGCGGAGGTGTCGATCAGCACTGTCTCCCATGTCCTGAACGGCACCCGGTACGTCGCTCCGGACACCAGGGAGCGGGTCCGGCACGCGCTCGAGGCGCTCGACTACGCGCCACCGGCGCCGATGGTGCCGAAGCGGTCGGGCCGCGCGCTCGGGCTGGCGATCACCGGCGCGTCGAATCCGTACTTCGGTGACCTGATCGCCGGCGTCGAGTCGGAGGCGAGCCGGGCCGGCTTCGCGCTGCTGCTCTGCGACACCCACGACGACACCCAACTCGAGGCCAAGGCCGTCGCCACGTTGCTCGCGCACAACGTCGAAGCGGTGATCATCGCGCCGACACCGGGGTGGACCGAGACAACGTTGCCGGTGTTGCGCAAGCACAACACCCCGTTCGTCCTCGTCGACCGGATGAGCGATGTCCGTGCCGACCAGGTCGGGACCGAGAACGAGTCGGTGGCCGCCGCGCTGGTCGAGCATCTGATCGAGATCGGCCATCGCCGGATCGGCATGCTGGCAGGCCTGGCCGGTCTGTCCACCACGGACGAGCGGCGGCGCGGCTACCGGCGCGCGCACGAGGCGGCCGGGATCGCCGTCGACCCAGGGCTGATCGTCGATGCGCACTCGACCGTGACCGGCGGCCGTGCCGGGGTGATCTCGCTGCTGCACCGGCCGGACCCGCCGACGGCGATCTTCGGTGCGAACAACGCGATGACGATCGGAGCGCTGCTCGCGCTCAAGGAGACCCATCGGCGGATCCCCGAGGACGTCGCGCTGGTGACGTTCGACGACTTCGAGTGGGCGAGTGCGATGTCCCCCGCCCTCACCGCGGCGGCGCAGCCGTTCCACGCGATGGGTGCCCGAGCGGTCCAGCTCCTGGTGCGGCGGCTGGCGGATCCGTTCGCGCCCCGCCGGATCGAGCGGCTGCCGGCCGAGATCGAGCATCGCGAGAGCTGCGGCTGCCGGGCCGTGCCGCCGACCGTGGCCGAGGTGTCCGGGTGA
- a CDS encoding nucleoside/nucleotide kinase family protein: protein MTVRTIPRYDGAAALSRAVAVLQRARRSILGIAGSPGAGKSTYAEQLVRDLTAMGYPAALVPMDGFHLAQTALAELGLVPVKGAPETFDVDGYAALLRRLRNPSGRTIWAPRFDRDLEEPIAAGLAVPDETRLVVTEGNYLLLDQGPWATIRTLLDECWFLELDPAVRRQRLTARHVRHGRTEDEARARTEGSDEANARLIDATRAHADALVSA, encoded by the coding sequence GTGACGGTGCGCACCATCCCTCGGTACGACGGGGCCGCCGCTCTGTCGCGCGCCGTCGCAGTGCTGCAGCGGGCGCGGCGGTCGATCCTCGGTATCGCCGGGTCGCCCGGTGCCGGCAAGTCGACGTACGCCGAACAACTGGTCCGCGACCTGACGGCGATGGGTTATCCGGCGGCGCTGGTGCCGATGGACGGGTTCCACCTCGCGCAGACCGCGCTGGCGGAGCTCGGGCTGGTGCCGGTCAAGGGCGCGCCGGAGACCTTCGACGTCGACGGGTACGCCGCTTTGCTGCGGCGGCTGCGGAATCCGTCCGGGCGGACGATCTGGGCGCCGCGGTTCGACCGGGACCTGGAGGAACCGATCGCGGCCGGCTTGGCGGTACCCGACGAGACCCGGCTGGTGGTGACCGAGGGCAACTACCTGTTGCTCGATCAGGGGCCCTGGGCAACGATCCGTACGCTGCTCGACGAGTGCTGGTTTCTCGAGCTGGATCCGGCCGTACGACGGCAGCGGCTGACCGCCCGGCATGTTCGGCACGGCCGTACCGAGGACGAGGCGCGGGCGCGGACCGAGGGCAGCGACGAGGCGAACGCACGCCTCATCGACGCCACCCGGGCCCACGCCGACGCACTGGTGTCGGCCTGA